A genome region from Leptodactylus fuscus isolate aLepFus1 chromosome 6, aLepFus1.hap2, whole genome shotgun sequence includes the following:
- the LOC142208747 gene encoding regulator of G-protein signaling 9-binding protein-like, giving the protein MSAQEGASPAPPHLHPITRTLTLRGIRGHTAESSSQGTVADCKKAHNSLNKVTACYRQLVMCVGGTSDCPRLREELEESRKKAFEISTDLMNTLMVLLMEQEVTQEDRVELERTWVLFLSTLELFQQDLCKAHHLCQLFPMHGRRKRLVNTGVIGKTSEVAYRARNIKSPSSTRVRENAQRGERPCSPDLAGQIEHVERMLHDMQMKVSIPIWTVEATEEAWAEISSNCDLDEGSDNEILAGEDISSRGCCAQRQSLARPLCMVS; this is encoded by the exons ATGTCAGCCCAGGAAGGTGCCAGCCCGGCACCGCCTCACTTGCACCCCATCACCAGAACATTAACACTGCGGGGAATACGTGGGCACACAGCGGAGAGCAGCAGTCAGGGCACAGTGGCGGACTGCAAGAAAGCTCATAACTCATTAAATAAGGTGACAGCGTGTTATCGGCAGCTGGTGATGTGTGTCGGGGGTACGTCGGACTGCCCGCGGCTACGGGAGGAGCTGGAGGAAAGCAGGAAGAAAGCCTTTGAGATTAGCACAG ATCTGATGAACACCTTGATGGTCCTATTAATGGAGCAAGAGGTGACTCAGGAGGACAGAGTGGAGCTAGAACGAACATGGGTGCTATTCCTCTCCACCCTAGAGCTCTTCCAGCAGGATTTGTGTAAAGCACACCATCTTTGCCAACTCTTTCCTATGCATGGACGACGGAAGAGACTTGTCAATACTGGGGTTATAGGTAAAACATCAGAAGTCGCCTATAGAGCACGCAACATAAAATCACCCAGTAGCACCAGAGTACGGGAGAACGCCCAAAGAGGCGAGAGGCCCTGCTCCCCGGATCTGGCTGGTCAGATCGAACACGTGGAGAGAATGCTTCATGATATGCAGATGAAGGTCAGCATCCCCATATGGACAGTGGAAGCCACCGAGGAAGCTTGGGCAGAGATCAGCTCAAATTGTGACCTAGACGAGGGCTCGGACAATGAAATTCTGGCCGGAGAAGATATTTCTAGCAGGGGCTGTTGCGCTCAAAGGCAGTCACTGGCTCGGCCACTATGTATGGTGTCGTAA